CGTGCCGACTGGGTGATCGACATGGGACCGGGCGCCGGGCGGCTCGGCGGCGAGGTGCTCGTCTCCGGGACACCCTCGGACGTCGCCGCGCACCCCCGCTCGCTGACCGGTCACTACCTCGCGGGGAAGGGGCCGCGACTGCGCCGTGCCCCCCGGCCGGTCGGGGACCGCACGAAGTGGGTGGAGCTGCACGGGCTGTCCGCGCACAACGTGACGGCGGACCTGGTCCGTTTCCCGGTGGGCCGGCTGACCTGTCTGACCGGGGTCAGCGGCAGCGGCAAGAGCAGTCTGCTCGGCGCGCTCGGTGCCGGGATGGAGGCGGCCCTGAGCGGAACGGTGGCCGACGCCGTCCGCCGGGTCACCGGAGGCGAGGGCTTCAGCTGGGTCGCCGTGGTCGACCAGGAGCCGATCGGCCGGACCCCCCGGTCCAACCCCGCCACGTACAGCAAGGCCTTCGACATCGTCCGCAAGCTGTTCGCGGAGACGGACGAGGCACGCAAGCGTGGCATCAAGTCGTCCTGGTTCTCCTTCAACACGGCGAACGGCGGACGCTGCGAGACCTGTACCGGGTACGGCCGCAAGCTGGTCAACATGCACTTCCTGCCGGACGTGTGGGTGGTCTGCGACGTCTGCGAGGGCCGCCGCTACACGCAGGAGGCCCTGGAGATCACCTACGAGGGGCTGACCATCGACGGGGTGCTGGACCTGACCGTCGCGGAAGCCGTGGAACGCCTCACGGAACAGAGGCAGTTGGCGGAGACGCTGGAGGCCCTGGACCGCGTCGGTCTCGGCTATCTGCAACTCGGCCAGAACGCCACGGAACTCTCCGGCGGCGAGGCGCAGCGGCTGAAGCTGGCCTCGGCGATCCAGCGCGGTGCGGCCGGCCGCAAGGCGGGACTGGTCGTTCTCGACGAGCCCGTCTCCGGTCTGCACCCCTCCGACATCCAGCGCATGGTGGACGCCTTCGACCTGCTGCTGGACTCGGGCAACACCGTGGTCGTCGCCGAGCACGACATCCCCGTCGCCGCCTCCGCGGACTGGGTGATCGACCTGGGGCCGGGCGCGGGCCCGGACGGCGGGGCGGTGGTCGCGGCGGGTTCCCCGGAGGAGGTCGCCGGCGCCGACACACCGACCGCGGGGTTCTTCCGCCGGTACGCGGCGGGCCTGCCGCTGCTGGGGGAGCAGGGCGGGCGTTGACGCGATTGACCTTCGGTGGTGGGCGGTTGAGGCCCCGCGCCGCTGTTGAAGCCCCCCGCCCGGCCGCGATCTCACGCGGTCAGGCGCGGGGCGAGGTCAGTTCCACGACGGTGATGTCCGGCTCGGCGCCGAGGCGGACCGGCGGCCCCCAGAAGCCGGTGCCGCGGGTCACATAGAGCAGGGTGTCCCCGTGGCGGCTCAGCCCGGCCACGTTCGGCTCGCTCAGGCCCATGAGGTGGTTGAAGGGCCACAGTTGGCCGCCGTGGGTGTGGCCGGACAGCTGGAGGTCCACCCCGTACCGGGCGGCCTCCTCGACCTGCGCGGGCTGGTGGGCGAGGAGTACGACGGCCCGGTCCCGGTCGCGTCCGCCGAGCGCGGCCTCGTAGTCCGGGCCGTCGTCCTGCTCGGTGCCGCTCTCGTCCTCGACCCCGGCCAGGTCGAATCCGGGCAGGGCGACCCGCTCGTTGCGCAGCGTGCGCAGGCCGAGCCCTTGCACGAACCGGACCCACTGGGCGGCGCCCGAGTAGAACTCGTGATTGCCGGTGACGAAGAACGCGCCGTGCGTGGCCCGGAGGTCCGCGAGCGGTTCCGCGGCCCGTCCCTGGTCGGCCACGTCGGCGTCCTCCACCAGATCACCGACGAGGGCCACCAGGTCCGGTTCGGTGCCGTTGAGGAGATCCACCAACTGTCTGGTGCGGTCCCGGCCCACCAGCACGTTCAGATGGATGTCGCTGATCAGGGCGATCCGGAAGCCGTCGGCCGCCGGGTCGAGCCGGGCGAGCGGCACGGTGATGTGCTTGATCCGGGGAGGGCCGAGCGCGGTGTACGCGCCGTACCCCACGGTGGCAGTGGCGGCGGCCCCGGAGGCCAGGGCGACGGCCCTGCCGACGAACAGCCGCCGTGAGGGATTGAGTTCGGCGGCGGACACGGGCTCCGGGGAATCCGTGGCGGACACGGGCTCGGGGGAGCCCGTACCGGCCACGGAGTCCGTACGGGGCGCTGCGGGCACGGTGGCCGAAGCGGTGGCGGCGGCCGTGGCGGTGGCCCGGCGCCGTTCCGCCCGCAGCAGGAACACCCGGAGCACCTCACCGACCAGCAGTGCCAGGGCCAGATAGAGGATCCCCGCCATCCACACGAAGCCGGGCCAGCCGACAGCCGTCGCCAGCGGCGCGGGCAGCGCCCGCTCGCCGGGCGGCGCGGCCACCAGCAAAAGGCCCAGCAGCACGATCAGAACGGTACCGACCCGGCGCCACACGGAACCGGGAGTCGTGGTGTCGCGGACCGTACGCCGCCACACGTAGTAGTGGACGCCGGCCAGGAGCGGCAGCACGAGCGCGACGAACAGCGCGGAGGACACCGGCCCCCCGATCAGCGGGCGATCGGGTGCGGTTCACCGCACCACTGCCGCAGCGCCCTGGTCAGCCCCCGGCCGGGTTCGGCGCCCGCCCAGGCCACATATCCGTCAGGCCGGATCAGCACATGCTCGGGCCACCTGGCGCCGAGGGGTTCGGCGAGCACACCCGTACGCAGCCGGTTCTC
This window of the Streptomyces niveus genome carries:
- a CDS encoding metallophosphoesterase, producing the protein MSSALFVALVLPLLAGVHYYVWRRTVRDTTTPGSVWRRVGTVLIVLLGLLLVAAPPGERALPAPLATAVGWPGFVWMAGILYLALALLVGEVLRVFLLRAERRRATATAAATASATVPAAPRTDSVAGTGSPEPVSATDSPEPVSAAELNPSRRLFVGRAVALASGAAATATVGYGAYTALGPPRIKHITVPLARLDPAADGFRIALISDIHLNVLVGRDRTRQLVDLLNGTEPDLVALVGDLVEDADVADQGRAAEPLADLRATHGAFFVTGNHEFYSGAAQWVRFVQGLGLRTLRNERVALPGFDLAGVEDESGTEQDDGPDYEAALGGRDRDRAVVLLAHQPAQVEEAARYGVDLQLSGHTHGGQLWPFNHLMGLSEPNVAGLSRHGDTLLYVTRGTGFWGPPVRLGAEPDITVVELTSPRA